The Thiogranum longum genome includes a region encoding these proteins:
- the pyrF gene encoding orotidine-5'-phosphate decarboxylase: protein MSSNLMDGPRVIVALDFPDGPTALKFVQQLPPGSCRLKVGKELFTSAGPELVRQLVAMGHDVFLDLKFHDIPNTVARACGAAAQLGVWMMNVHASGGRRMMEAAAAALKDCDGERKPLLIGVTVLTSMGAEDLAEIGVNVEPAAQVERLAQLAKVSGLDGVVCSPREAGQLRAQLGDDFVLVTPGVRPAGASKDDQTRVMTPADAIRDGAGYLVIGRPVTQATDPVSALEAINAEIQGIVQGT from the coding sequence ATGAGTTCGAACTTGATGGATGGGCCCCGCGTTATCGTTGCGCTGGATTTCCCGGACGGCCCGACGGCACTGAAATTTGTTCAGCAATTGCCACCCGGCAGCTGCCGGCTGAAAGTCGGCAAGGAACTGTTTACCAGCGCAGGACCAGAGCTGGTGCGCCAGCTGGTGGCTATGGGGCACGACGTGTTCCTGGACCTCAAGTTCCACGATATCCCCAATACCGTAGCGCGTGCCTGCGGGGCAGCTGCACAGCTGGGTGTATGGATGATGAACGTGCATGCTTCTGGCGGTCGCCGGATGATGGAAGCTGCGGCAGCGGCGTTGAAGGATTGCGACGGGGAACGCAAACCCCTGTTGATTGGTGTGACCGTGTTGACCAGTATGGGTGCAGAGGACCTGGCTGAAATCGGTGTGAACGTCGAGCCGGCGGCACAGGTGGAGCGCCTGGCGCAACTGGCCAAAGTATCAGGACTGGATGGTGTTGTCTGCTCGCCTCGGGAAGCCGGCCAATTACGCGCACAGCTGGGTGACGATTTTGTGCTGGTGACCCCGGGTGTTCGGCCTGCCGGCGCATCAAAGGATGACCAGACGCGTGTCATGACACCGGCTGACGCCATTCGTGACGGTGCAGGTTACCTGGTTATCGGCCGGCCCGTGACGCAGGCTACTGATCCCGTCAGTGCGCTTGAAGCCATCAATGCCGAGATTCAGGGCATAGTCCAAGGAACCTGA
- a CDS encoding ComEA family DNA-binding protein produces MNLKTLMASLLLAPVLAFANPTININTADSEALVDGLTGVGPEKAMAIIRYRQTNGPFRQVNDLVQVKGIGQGTVERNRAYLSVGEQASQP; encoded by the coding sequence ATGAACCTTAAAACACTGATGGCGTCACTGTTACTGGCGCCGGTACTGGCATTCGCCAACCCCACCATCAATATCAACACCGCAGATTCCGAAGCCCTGGTGGATGGGCTGACGGGCGTAGGCCCGGAAAAGGCCATGGCCATTATTCGTTACCGGCAGACCAACGGGCCATTCAGGCAAGTGAATGACCTGGTCCAGGTCAAGGGGATAGGCCAGGGCACCGTCGAACGAAACCGTGCTTACCTGTCCGTTGGTGAGCAGGCCAGCCAGCCCTGA